Within the Cryptococcus neoformans var. neoformans B-3501A chromosome 1, whole genome shotgun sequence genome, the region AACAAGAGTGAAATTTACAACCTTCACCATCATTGGCGCCTAACATTTGTCGATGTACATTATCAAGACAAGGACTGAACTCCTTCGTTTCGCCATACAAGGACAGAGCAGATTCCCCCGCTCAAttgatcttcttcgatGATAAGGCCTTCATAGCCTATAAGCCCTGGTTTTTCGGACGCAGTCAGCATCGTATGGCTAGAGGAAGCGAAGTCACTCACTACTCTCCCCAACGTTCATGACGCCATCTAGGCCACCCTCTACGACTCTATCCAAAACCATCACAGGTGGCTCCCCcgacctttttttcttagTACTACCGGCCCCACTTTTGGAAGCTTTTCTTGTCTTGTCAGAAGTGGAGCGTTTCTGTTCAtcaatttcttcttcgtatTGGGAGGGTttggggaaaagggaagaatgaaaagCGGCGACGCTGGAAGTAAGATTGAGTGTGCCAGAAGAGGTTGACACAGTCCAAGGGCAGCGAGCATAACGTTGGAATAAGGGTGTGCCCGGCTACCACGCAGAATTAACTTTAAATGTCACGATGTAAAACGAGACATGACTTGCAATGTTAGAGTAGCAGAGGATTTTATGAACCTTGAACTGAGGAGAAATTAAAAAATCTAGCCCATACTGAAAGTAATTCCAGAAGCCTGGGGAATTGTTTTTTGTTAGAGAAACGTCTGCAGAATTTGGACCAGCTTACAATATCCGGGTTCACTGGTTCCACCCCACATCTTTTCTAATCtgtcgtcttctttccaaaatTTTCTCAAAGGATGACCCAAATCTAACAAAAGATCCTGTGCAGTGGTTTGTCCCAAGATAATTTCTAGaggttcttcttcggctATAGAGAGGACAACGCCTTTGTTTGGCTGATTCTGATTAGTTCCACGAACTGCGGAGTGGATATTCTGCTTACCTGCACGTTACAAGAAATCAACTGCCCAGGAAGGCTTAAACGTTCACCCTCTTTCCCGTTCACGTCTAGTCTTCGCACGAGATCCTCTCGCCCACCTTTCCCTTCCGAGCTCATCTCGAACTTTATTCCCGGGAACACCAATCCTCTACCCTCGTCGGCAAATGTAGGTCCAAATATCCTGCCAACTTTGGCCCTTGTCAATGGCTGTTCTGGGGCATACAGGAGCTGGGTCTCAAAGGTCAAAGTGATGTTGGAAAAGGCAAGAGAAGGGAACGATATCAGTGTCAAGGTCTGCGATGGATGGGGGAAGTAAAGTGTCAATGAAGGTAGATGAATCACCACGGCGGACTCATGCGGGTGCTAAGTGTCTGTCAGTGACTGTGGTCCACGGGATGTCCGATACGAACCTGAGGGTCCCATGATAAGCTGAATTTGGGATACTCGTTCTTGCGTGTGCGGAGGAGGTCGAGGACGTGCCATAGTGTATCGCCTGGGGTGTGTTAGCTCTGGGAAGGGCAAATAGGATGCACTGACCAAGGTGAAATATGCCTACTGCTTTGCCTGGGGAGATCTGGTAGTGGGCCATTGTTCGTAGGGGGATGAGGCGTCAAGCAACGGCGACATTCATGCTGCCATAAATAATGACGatgcttcatcatcatcggcttcCTGGTGGCGCGACGCGCCGCCGTCGAGGTATGTAATAAATAATAGTAGACTAACTGTAATTAGGAAATCACTATTCCAAGTTAACCAGATTAATCATACATCGCTTAATTATTTCTACCCGCCGTCGGAGTGCGAATGACTTGTAATCCTGGAATCTGGTAGGTGAAATCTGTGCTAGCGATCACCATTAGAGTTCTAGTGGCCTAATTGTCGCTCTAGAGGCATGTGGGACATTCCTCAAATATTCTGGAACTAGCCAAAACCCTCGGACCTTGGGCCCTAGTAGGAGGCCGCCGAAACAGCCCCCGagggcttgtgtcgagcctaaTAAACCATGTCCTACGCACGTCGTTTGTACATCTTCGCGTTTGTTGCTCTATCCATCGGGGCAAACTTTATCGATTGACGGGTAGAAAGAATACCAGCGAAAGCCCACATCGGACGTCTCATCTGCTGACCTATCCAGTCAGCTGGCTCCGTTTATTAATTGTCATTTTTTAAGGGCAGCGAGCGGTCGCGTCGCGTCACACCGATCATCATTTCGCAGTGCGGGACATGTGCTTTTACAATCCACACTTTATTACGCATCAACGACTATAGAGTATATCGCTCGTGCCCTTTTCTCATGTGATAATGGCAGAAAAAAATAGGGACGGGACGATAGAGAGTCAAAATGCCGGGGGGGCGGAGGCGGGGAACACAGATgacgaaggaaaaagagtcCTTGAGATTATCcagccaccaccacgaCTCCGCTTTATAAACTGTAAGCTTGGAAGCTCGTCATCGCAAGGGTAAAGCATCGAATGACCTCACGGCGAAAGCCTGACCTATTCTTCATTGCTATTGGCTATTTTCGTCCAGATATGGGATACTATCAGTCTAATCATGGCAGGGGGGTctgtgaaggaagaagtacAAAAGCCAGTGAATTACTATGAATATTGTCCCCCTAAAGACTTTTTGACGCACCCGTTGTAAATCGTCTACTATTACTAACTCGGCGCCTTTATATGCTCTCATCAAGAGCATTCAGCCCTAGGACTATTTTCAATCGAGCCGCCCTTTCTCCACTGGCAATTTCCACTCGCTTCTTTGCAAGCCCCACAACCAGCAGCATGGCAGGTAACACTTCTGTAGCAGACGCAGTCAAGCATGATCACcgagagcttgaagagtaTTACGACCAGATCATCAAAGCTACTGATGCAGACACGAAGACCCGGTACCAAAACCTGTTCACCTGGGAACTTGCTCGCCACTCCGTTGGAGAGGAGCTTGTCGTTTACCCTGCTCTTGAGAAGTATGTAGATGGTGGCAAGGCATTGGCCGATAGAGATAGGGAAGAACATCAGAAGGTACGTACTCCACCTTAGATTGGCAGGCGATTTCACGAACTAACGCCCACCAGGTCAAAGAGATGTTGTACAAGTTCCAGCAACTATCGCCAAGTGATAGCGAATTTGAACCCACCATCAAGAAGTTGATGTCCGATCTGGCCGAACAtatcaaggaagaagagacagaaGACCTCGTCAAGTTGGAACAAGCTGTCCCGAGCTCTGAATCGAGTAGTCTCGCCGCAAGCTTCAAGAGGACCAAGATGTTTGCCCCCACTCGGAGCCACCCCTCCGCGCCTGACAAGCCTGTAAGCATAAGCGGGCTGCAGTCTTCATTACACGTTGTGTGTTAATCCTGGTTTACTTTGCAACTTAGCCTTTTGAGACCGTTGCAGGTTTGCTCGCTGCCCCTCTGGACAAACTAGGCGATGTCTTCCGAAAGTTCCCCAATGAGTGAGAATTGCAAGCATCATTAGTATGCTTTATAAGTGTAATGAAGTCGCGAAGCTTGTTCCGGTCC harbors:
- a CDS encoding hypothetical protein (Similar to gi|40741482|gb|EAA60672.1| hypothetical protein AN8638.2 [Aspergillus nidulans FGSC A4], FASTA scores: opt: 795, E(): 2.1e-43, (54.299% identity (80.543% similar) in 221 aa overlap (2-219:1-218)); HMMPfam hit to HHE, Domain of Unknown function, score: 68.3, E(): 2e-17): MLSSRAFSPRTIFNRAALSPLAISTRFFASPTTSSMAGNTSVADAVKHDHRELEEYYDQIIKATDADTKTRYQNLFTWELARHSVGEELVVYPALEKYVDGGKALADRDREEHQKVKEMLYKFQQLSPSDSEFEPTIKKLMSDLAEHIKEEETEDLVKLEQAVPSSESSSLAASFKRTKMFAPTRSHPSAPDKPPFETVAGLLAAPLDKLGDVFRKFPNE